TGACAGCAAAGACAGGGGAGGGCGTGACCGTGGACGCTTCGGACCGGGAGCTGCAACAGTACCTGTTCGATCTTCAAGGCTATTTGGTGATCCACAACGTGCTGGGGGCGGCGGAGGTGGCCGAGCTGAATCGATTGATCGATGCGCAGCGGCTCCCCAGCCCTCGCGAAAGCATCCGCTTTGGCTCCGCCGCCGGCAAACACGGACCGGATCATGGCTTCCTCAACTGGGGGGAGCCGTTCTGTCGCCTGCTGGATCATGAGGCGATCATGCCAATTCTTCGCCTTCGGCTCGGGGACTGCTTTCGGCTGGACCGTCTCTACGGGATCCGCATGCACAAGGGTCAGACGATGGGCTCCATGCACGCGGACTACGGAGCTTCGGCTCTCAACTCCTTCGCCAGGCCAGGAGAGCGCTTTCAGTTTGCCCCCAACGGTATCTACGAGGGGTTCACGGTCGCGGCCTGGAGTCTTGCCGATGCCGGACCGGCCCACGGCGGATTCTGGTGCATTCCCGGGAGTCACAAGAGCAACTTCAAGCTGCCGCGCCAGATCCACGGGGCTCCGGAGAAGGCCGCCTGCGTCGTCATTCCGGAGATACCGGCGGGGTCGGTCGTGCTGTTCACCGAGGCGGTGATGCACGGCACAGCGCCGTGGAGAGCCGACCACGAGCGCCGAACGCTGCTCTACAAGTATTGCGTCTCCCAGATGGCGTGGTCGCGGGCGCGGGTGCTTCCAC
The Candidatus Polarisedimenticolia bacterium genome window above contains:
- a CDS encoding phytanoyl-CoA dioxygenase family protein, which gives rise to MTAKTGEGVTVDASDRELQQYLFDLQGYLVIHNVLGAAEVAELNRLIDAQRLPSPRESIRFGSAAGKHGPDHGFLNWGEPFCRLLDHEAIMPILRLRLGDCFRLDRLYGIRMHKGQTMGSMHADYGASALNSFARPGERFQFAPNGIYEGFTVAAWSLADAGPAHGGFWCIPGSHKSNFKLPRQIHGAPEKAACVVIPEIPAGSVVLFTEAVMHGTAPWRADHERRTLLYKYCVSQMAWSRARVLPPPDVPLTPRQQALLTEPADPHTFVPSLFSDGPGAKRA